The proteins below come from a single Holdemania massiliensis genomic window:
- a CDS encoding glutamate racemase gives MIGVFDSGIGGLRLLDQLRQRWGQEDFIYLADQAHVPYGSLDRDTLLELLQQNLRWLEDQGAKTIVVACNTASATGIARRYIGQAQVIEIISKTCELIPESARKILVLATPFTVQSHRYKQVLAQQRPQAEVTEVGLSCLAFMIEHLCPKQEILAYLQGELRAYRGQYDAAVLACTHFPFAREQFAEVLQIPLIDSESIALEAPKKAGQGTLRIVTTGSGEQLSRQLHQLMRWDTVCEHVQIEK, from the coding sequence ATGATCGGTGTTTTTGATTCCGGCATCGGCGGACTGCGGTTATTGGATCAGCTGCGTCAGCGCTGGGGGCAGGAAGATTTCATCTACCTGGCAGATCAGGCGCACGTTCCCTATGGATCCCTCGACCGCGATACCTTGCTGGAGCTTCTGCAGCAGAATCTGAGATGGCTGGAAGATCAGGGCGCAAAGACGATCGTCGTGGCCTGCAATACCGCCAGTGCAACCGGAATTGCCCGTAGGTATATCGGACAGGCGCAGGTGATTGAGATTATTTCCAAAACCTGTGAACTGATTCCCGAGTCTGCCCGGAAAATTCTTGTTTTGGCCACGCCGTTCACCGTTCAGTCGCACCGCTATAAACAAGTGCTGGCTCAGCAGCGTCCGCAGGCGGAAGTCACAGAGGTCGGGTTGAGCTGTCTGGCGTTTATGATTGAACATTTGTGCCCAAAGCAGGAAATCTTGGCTTATCTTCAAGGTGAGCTCAGAGCCTATCGCGGACAATATGACGCGGCGGTGCTGGCCTGTACGCATTTTCCCTTTGCCCGCGAGCAGTTTGCGGAGGTCCTGCAGATACCGCTGATCGATTCGGAAAGCATTGCATTAGAAGCACCAAAGAAAGCGGGTCAGGGAACGCTGCGGATCGTGACGACCGGCAGCGGGGAACAGTTAAGCCGGCAGCTGCATCAGTTAATGCGTTGGGATACAGTTTGCGAACATGTTCAAATCGAAAAATAA
- a CDS encoding M15 family metallopeptidase translates to MKIKRLLFVAAVAVLCAGCLIVMNIRYDRLSRYPYQDPKSRELIDEYLSDADIEYIIEYSIAPSTFVPYIQAERFSVYHAPEYNYMEEAFSYRNYAPAAIVNMVEETRDQIAVQDLAQLMLVYSYEEVKDWLDRGDPYYRSASLVLDPSALDTLVDDDHTIATHVPLHLQALMDIPQLTVELDGEEKPILVDERMQYPLEQLCEAAEAEVSSRACGGLIVTEGYVSYQKQEELFKLAKEQYGSSAILYVDYPGHSEHQLGLAVDFAATGKNAEDFSTTPQSQWLQENAWRFGFVQSYTEDKVTETNKLARPEHYRYVGLALAQQLVEAHHTLKEGTE, encoded by the coding sequence TTGAAAATCAAACGCTTGCTTTTTGTCGCAGCCGTCGCTGTGCTGTGCGCCGGTTGTTTAATCGTGATGAATATCCGCTATGACCGGCTTTCCCGCTATCCGTACCAGGATCCGAAAAGCCGGGAGCTGATCGATGAATACTTAAGCGATGCGGATATCGAATATATCATTGAATATTCGATCGCCCCTTCGACCTTTGTGCCGTATATTCAGGCGGAACGGTTCAGTGTTTATCATGCCCCGGAATACAATTACATGGAAGAAGCGTTTTCTTACCGCAACTATGCTCCGGCGGCAATCGTAAACATGGTGGAGGAAACCCGCGATCAGATTGCCGTGCAGGATCTGGCTCAGCTGATGCTTGTTTACAGCTATGAAGAAGTGAAAGACTGGCTGGACCGCGGAGATCCTTATTACCGCAGCGCTTCGCTGGTGCTGGATCCTTCCGCCTTGGACACGTTGGTGGATGACGATCATACGATCGCTACGCATGTACCGCTGCACCTGCAGGCGCTGATGGATATCCCGCAGCTGACGGTGGAGCTTGACGGCGAGGAAAAGCCGATCCTTGTGGATGAGCGGATGCAGTATCCTTTGGAACAGCTGTGTGAAGCGGCGGAGGCGGAAGTCAGCAGCCGTGCCTGCGGCGGGTTAATTGTAACTGAAGGTTATGTCAGTTATCAAAAACAGGAAGAGCTGTTTAAGCTGGCAAAGGAACAGTATGGTTCTTCAGCCATTCTGTATGTCGATTATCCCGGACACAGTGAACATCAGCTAGGCTTAGCTGTGGATTTCGCCGCGACCGGCAAGAATGCGGAGGATTTCAGTACGACGCCGCAGTCGCAATGGCTGCAGGAAAATGCCTGGCGGTTCGGGTTTGTCCAGTCGTACACCGAAGACAAAGTGACCGAGACCAACAAACTGGCTCGGCCTGAGCATTACCGCTATGTCGGTCTGGCTCTGGCGCAGCAGCTGGTCGAGGCACATCATACATTGAAAGAGGGGACAGAATGA
- a CDS encoding helix-turn-helix domain-containing protein: MKKILTRREKEVFDLLVSNYDTKEISEQLNISEKTVRNHISNVILKLAVKGRAQAVVELIRCREIEI; encoded by the coding sequence ATGAAAAAGATTCTGACCCGGCGGGAAAAGGAAGTCTTTGATCTGTTGGTCAGCAATTACGATACGAAAGAGATCAGTGAACAGCTGAACATCAGTGAGAAAACCGTCCGCAACCACATCTCCAACGTGATCCTGAAGCTGGCCGTCAAAGGTCGGGCACAGGCTGTCGTGGAGCTGATCCGATGCCGCGAAATTGAAATCTAG
- the uvrC gene encoding excinuclease ABC subunit UvrC: protein MISSALKAKLQTLPLEPGCYLMKDKNDTIIYVGKAKKLKNRVNQYFVGAHNYKTTKLVSNIVDFDYIVTSSEKEALVLEINLIKKYRPRYNIMFMDDSSYPYIKLTNEAYPTLRVVRDAKKDRKAKYFGPFPDASAAHQTMKLLNQLYPLRKCEKMPKKLCLYYHIGQCLGPCELSVDPEIYKEISEKIARFLRGDVKDLVSELKTKMNAAVEELAFEKAREYRDLITSIEHITDKQQVQVEDNKDRDVFACYADKGYLAIQGFFIRSGKLLERQLSLTPLYGDPEEELISFLMQYYQNHPLPQEVIVPLELDIEALQEVITCKLIQPVKGYRKKLLEMASNNAKTNLLQKFEVMERQNETTEESMRQLAQKLRIPGLSRIEIFDNSHISGAFTVAGMVVFEDGLPCKNDYRLFKLHTENSDVDSMKEVLYRRYFRLLNEGGRFPDLLLVDGGLTQIEAAKEILGSLDLDIPICGLVKNEKHQTASLMNQNLEIVDVEPGSALFFLLTRMQDEVHRFAISYHRKLRQKAQTKSILDEIEGVGEVRKKKLMSTFKSFKRLKEASIEEIAQVVPAEVAERIFDTLHVEP from the coding sequence ATGATCAGTTCTGCGCTGAAGGCCAAGCTGCAGACACTGCCGCTGGAGCCGGGCTGTTATTTGATGAAAGATAAAAATGATACGATCATCTATGTCGGCAAAGCGAAGAAGCTGAAAAACCGCGTCAACCAATATTTTGTCGGAGCGCACAATTACAAGACGACCAAGCTTGTCAGCAACATCGTTGACTTTGACTACATTGTGACCTCCAGCGAAAAAGAAGCGCTTGTGCTGGAAATCAATCTGATTAAGAAATATCGTCCGCGCTACAACATCATGTTTATGGACGATTCCTCTTATCCTTATATAAAGCTGACCAACGAAGCCTATCCGACCTTAAGGGTTGTGCGCGACGCTAAAAAGGACCGCAAAGCGAAATATTTCGGTCCGTTTCCCGATGCTTCCGCAGCCCATCAGACAATGAAGCTGCTCAATCAGCTCTATCCGCTGCGCAAGTGTGAGAAGATGCCGAAGAAACTGTGCCTGTATTATCACATCGGCCAGTGCCTCGGTCCCTGTGAGCTGAGTGTCGATCCGGAAATCTATAAGGAAATCTCGGAAAAAATCGCTCGGTTTCTGCGCGGGGATGTCAAGGATCTGGTCAGCGAGCTGAAAACAAAGATGAATGCCGCGGTGGAAGAACTGGCGTTTGAAAAAGCCCGCGAATACCGCGATCTGATCACCTCGATTGAACACATCACAGATAAGCAGCAGGTTCAGGTTGAGGACAACAAAGACCGCGACGTCTTTGCCTGTTATGCAGATAAGGGCTATCTGGCGATTCAGGGCTTCTTCATCCGTTCCGGCAAGCTGCTGGAACGCCAGCTGTCGCTCACTCCGCTGTATGGCGATCCGGAAGAAGAGCTGATCTCTTTTCTGATGCAGTATTATCAGAACCATCCGCTGCCGCAGGAGGTGATCGTGCCGCTGGAGCTGGATATCGAAGCCTTGCAGGAAGTCATCACCTGCAAGCTGATTCAGCCGGTCAAAGGCTATCGCAAGAAACTGCTGGAAATGGCGTCCAACAATGCCAAGACCAACCTGCTGCAAAAGTTTGAGGTCATGGAGCGCCAGAATGAAACGACGGAAGAATCAATGCGGCAGCTGGCTCAAAAACTGCGGATTCCCGGTTTGTCGCGGATTGAAATCTTCGATAATTCACATATCTCCGGCGCTTTTACCGTTGCTGGGATGGTCGTATTTGAGGATGGGCTGCCGTGCAAGAACGACTATCGGCTGTTTAAGCTGCATACCGAAAACAGCGATGTTGACTCGATGAAGGAAGTGCTGTACCGGCGTTACTTCCGGCTGTTAAACGAGGGCGGCCGGTTCCCGGATCTGCTTTTGGTCGACGGCGGGCTGACGCAGATTGAAGCGGCCAAGGAAATCCTCGGTTCGCTGGATCTGGATATCCCAATCTGCGGTTTGGTCAAAAATGAAAAGCATCAGACCGCCAGCTTGATGAATCAGAATCTGGAGATTGTCGACGTTGAACCGGGATCGGCGCTGTTCTTTCTGTTGACGCGGATGCAGGATGAAGTTCACCGGTTTGCGATCAGCTATCACCGCAAGCTGCGCCAGAAAGCCCAGACGAAATCGATTCTGGATGAAATTGAAGGGGTCGGTGAAGTACGGAAGAAAAAGCTGATGAGTACGTTTAAGAGTTTTAAGCGCTTAAAAGAGGCCAGCATTGAGGAAATTGCCCAGGTTGTGCCCGCTGAGGTCGCAGAAAGAATATTTGATACGCTGCATGTGGAACCTTAA
- a CDS encoding endonuclease MutS2 yields MTIGNGLELELIKQQIAQLCAFSLGRQKIEELQPSFSPLLIAKENRRIAEALQAVIQFGPMPFYGIRDLSRSLHTVLRDGVCTPQELIQAADHARGVSGAQSYLKSVELPCPEIHELADTMQPHLEVAQQLERCFTPYGEVLDSASPELKQIRRSLHQTEAELVRESQRFVQSHASLLTDSITTTRNGRIVVLAKISEKNSLGGFVHGESASGATAYVEPGCLIELNNRKQTLISREQDEIDRILVECSRLLKSVAEPYLANLETLAILDALFAKAQWGQRHNGVVAKLSEGRTLILNQARHPLIDPKTVVANTYRIIEPQKMLMITGPNTGGKTVSLKIIGLFVLMSYCGIPICCEEAEIPLFDQVFVDIGDDQSIVQSLSTFSAHLSKLADITGHATKKSLVLLDELGSGTDPKEGESLAIAVLNDLREKGCLSVVTTHYGRLKLYGKRHEDILVASVQFDVEKMMPTYHFIEGLSGQSNAFEIARRFGLKEKIIKEAEFLKRQQRSQEDELIEKLEAQILENQQLKEKQEALIAQTEQRQKQLEQELNRLSAEKQKILDTAEKQAQKHLEEIKEEGEALLEELRQSEKTMKLHEIIEKQHQLNALGKSEAQLEEEAAAEPEPQFQVGSFVELKKSSQIAEILQLKRNQAVVDLNGIRTTVKLEDMRPTQRRKNKPAASSTSMKALRAKTVSLECNIIGCHVLDGLEIVDKYLDDAVVARIGSVRIIHGAGTGVLRKAVQDKLNKDRRVESWRIGGAGEGGAGATVVTLKTGKSK; encoded by the coding sequence ATGACAATTGGCAATGGCCTGGAGCTGGAACTGATCAAGCAACAGATCGCTCAGCTCTGTGCCTTTTCATTAGGAAGACAAAAAATTGAGGAACTGCAGCCCAGTTTTTCTCCGCTTTTGATCGCGAAGGAAAACCGGCGGATTGCAGAGGCTTTACAGGCTGTGATTCAGTTCGGACCGATGCCGTTTTATGGTATCCGCGATCTTTCACGGTCTTTGCATACAGTGCTGCGGGATGGCGTCTGCACTCCCCAGGAACTGATTCAGGCAGCCGATCATGCCCGCGGCGTCAGTGGGGCACAGAGCTATCTGAAGTCTGTGGAACTGCCATGCCCGGAAATTCATGAGCTGGCCGATACGATGCAGCCGCATCTGGAAGTGGCCCAGCAGCTGGAACGCTGCTTTACCCCGTATGGCGAAGTGCTGGACAGTGCGTCGCCGGAATTAAAACAGATCCGCCGCAGTCTGCATCAGACTGAAGCTGAGCTGGTGCGGGAAAGCCAGCGCTTTGTGCAGTCGCATGCCAGTCTGTTGACGGATTCGATCACCACGACCCGCAACGGCCGGATTGTCGTGCTGGCAAAAATATCAGAAAAGAACAGTCTGGGTGGGTTTGTGCATGGTGAGAGTGCTTCGGGAGCTACGGCCTATGTAGAGCCGGGCTGTTTGATCGAGCTGAATAACCGCAAGCAGACGTTGATTTCACGCGAGCAGGATGAAATCGACCGGATTCTGGTAGAATGCAGCCGCTTGTTAAAAAGCGTGGCTGAGCCGTATCTGGCCAATCTGGAAACGCTGGCGATTCTCGATGCCCTGTTTGCCAAAGCCCAGTGGGGGCAGCGGCATAACGGTGTCGTCGCCAAGCTGTCCGAAGGCCGGACGCTGATTTTAAATCAGGCACGGCATCCGTTAATTGATCCCAAGACCGTAGTTGCCAATACGTATCGGATAATTGAGCCGCAGAAGATGCTGATGATTACCGGTCCGAATACCGGCGGAAAAACTGTATCGCTGAAAATTATCGGCTTGTTTGTTTTAATGAGCTACTGCGGCATTCCGATCTGTTGTGAGGAAGCGGAAATTCCGCTGTTTGATCAGGTGTTCGTGGATATCGGCGATGATCAGTCGATCGTGCAGTCGCTGTCAACCTTTTCCGCCCATCTGTCCAAACTGGCGGATATTACCGGTCATGCGACGAAAAAATCGTTGGTTTTGCTCGATGAATTAGGTTCGGGCACTGATCCGAAGGAAGGTGAAAGCCTGGCGATTGCCGTCCTGAATGATCTGCGCGAGAAAGGCTGTCTGAGCGTGGTCACCACCCATTATGGCCGCTTAAAACTCTATGGTAAACGGCATGAGGATATCCTGGTCGCTTCCGTTCAGTTTGACGTTGAGAAGATGATGCCGACCTATCATTTTATTGAGGGGTTAAGCGGGCAGTCCAACGCGTTTGAAATTGCCCGGCGGTTTGGATTGAAAGAAAAGATTATCAAAGAAGCCGAATTTTTAAAGCGGCAGCAGCGTTCCCAAGAAGATGAACTGATCGAAAAGCTTGAAGCTCAGATTCTGGAAAATCAACAGCTGAAAGAAAAGCAGGAAGCGCTGATTGCCCAAACTGAACAGCGCCAAAAACAGCTGGAACAAGAGCTGAATCGACTCAGCGCGGAAAAACAGAAGATTCTGGATACGGCAGAGAAGCAGGCACAGAAGCATCTGGAAGAAATCAAAGAAGAAGGCGAAGCGCTGCTGGAAGAGCTGCGTCAGAGTGAGAAAACGATGAAGCTGCATGAGATCATCGAGAAGCAGCATCAGCTCAATGCCTTAGGCAAAAGCGAAGCACAGCTTGAAGAAGAGGCTGCGGCTGAGCCGGAGCCTCAGTTTCAGGTCGGTTCTTTTGTGGAACTGAAAAAATCGAGTCAGATTGCTGAAATTTTACAGCTGAAGCGCAACCAGGCCGTCGTCGATCTCAACGGCATTCGCACGACAGTCAAGCTGGAGGACATGCGCCCAACGCAGCGCCGCAAAAACAAGCCGGCCGCTTCCAGCACCTCGATGAAGGCACTGCGGGCGAAGACTGTCAGTCTGGAATGCAATATCATCGGCTGTCATGTTTTGGACGGTCTGGAAATTGTTGATAAATATCTGGATGACGCCGTCGTTGCCCGGATTGGTTCTGTACGGATTATTCACGGTGCCGGCACCGGCGTCCTGCGCAAAGCGGTTCAGGATAAACTGAACAAGGATCGGCGCGTGGAAAGCTGGCGAATCGGCGGCGCGGGTGAGGGCGGTGCCGGCGCAACGGTGGTTACGTTAAAAACGGGGAAATCAAAATGA
- a CDS encoding CvpA family protein, which translates to MVIESQTYMVINIAVLIIAVVQVLVGIKRGFLIQLMDCVGLLVSLFVAWLFSPVLSEWAAIVPETLNPARETVLGPWVYGLMNQIVWFIAIFIVCRLVLLLVRPIIKMLGKIPLVKQVNQLLGGLFGLVNTGIWLVVFSIILMLPFFENGQQVIDATLLSMPGRAAAVINEKLLEMPQDENQLQKLVEGWDQLTDEDRTMIKDWLNDNQLTFQNLQELLNSLKGEGQ; encoded by the coding sequence ATGGTCATTGAGAGCCAAACTTATATGGTGATTAACATCGCGGTGCTGATTATCGCGGTGGTTCAGGTTTTAGTGGGGATCAAGCGGGGATTTTTAATTCAGCTGATGGATTGCGTAGGCTTATTGGTTTCCCTGTTTGTCGCATGGTTGTTTTCGCCGGTACTCTCGGAGTGGGCGGCGATTGTGCCGGAAACGCTGAATCCGGCCCGGGAAACAGTATTGGGACCCTGGGTTTATGGTTTAATGAATCAGATCGTCTGGTTTATCGCGATCTTTATCGTGTGCCGTCTGGTGCTGCTTCTGGTTCGTCCGATTATCAAGATGCTGGGCAAAATTCCGTTAGTCAAACAGGTGAATCAGCTGCTTGGAGGACTGTTCGGACTTGTGAATACAGGCATCTGGCTGGTGGTGTTCTCAATCATTCTGATGCTGCCTTTCTTTGAAAATGGTCAGCAGGTGATTGATGCGACGCTGTTGTCGATGCCGGGGAGGGCGGCGGCTGTGATCAATGAAAAGCTGCTGGAGATGCCGCAGGATGAAAATCAGCTGCAGAAGCTGGTCGAAGGATGGGATCAGCTGACCGATGAAGATCGGACAATGATTAAAGATTGGCTGAATGACAATCAGCTGACCTTTCAAAATCTTCAAGAATTACTGAATTCGCTGAAAGGAGAAGGACAATGA
- the rnhC gene encoding ribonuclease HIII translates to MNTITLLLTLPQIERLYEAWREFEVKAPAYSRYQLKPENCTITAYQSNKVVFQGKDAAIYAAPFQTEESFDQSQGQNDFRRFAKQTHAGSDEVGTGDYFGSVCVCACAVEKQDLAWLETLKVNDSKQINDEVILKTAPLLMERLAYSLLILPPAKYNQIHQQCNMNQIKAILHNQAYVHLKHKRGELPKAAIVDQFTPQASYYRYCKDQKEIVRGLHFETKAESHYPAVACASMIARCAFLKAWTAMENQWDMTFSKGAGNAVDQDGAAFVRKHGEQHLKEVAKLHFKNTEKVADLL, encoded by the coding sequence ATGAATACGATAACACTGCTGCTGACTCTGCCCCAGATTGAGCGTCTATACGAGGCCTGGCGTGAGTTTGAAGTCAAAGCTCCGGCTTATTCCCGCTATCAGCTAAAACCGGAAAACTGCACAATAACCGCTTATCAATCCAATAAAGTTGTCTTTCAAGGCAAGGATGCCGCCATCTATGCCGCCCCGTTTCAAACGGAGGAAAGCTTTGATCAAAGTCAGGGTCAAAACGATTTCCGGCGTTTTGCCAAACAGACCCACGCCGGCAGTGATGAAGTAGGTACCGGCGATTATTTTGGCTCAGTCTGTGTCTGCGCCTGCGCCGTTGAAAAACAGGATCTTGCCTGGTTAGAAACCCTGAAAGTCAATGATTCCAAGCAGATCAATGACGAGGTCATTTTAAAAACCGCTCCGCTGTTAATGGAACGATTGGCTTATTCTTTATTAATTCTGCCTCCGGCAAAATACAACCAGATTCATCAACAATGCAACATGAACCAGATTAAAGCGATCCTGCACAACCAAGCCTATGTTCATTTGAAGCACAAGCGCGGTGAGCTCCCAAAGGCGGCGATTGTCGATCAGTTCACGCCCCAAGCCAGCTATTATCGTTATTGTAAAGATCAGAAAGAAATTGTCCGCGGGCTGCATTTTGAAACCAAAGCCGAAAGTCATTATCCGGCTGTCGCCTGTGCTTCCATGATTGCCCGCTGCGCGTTTTTAAAAGCCTGGACGGCGATGGAAAATCAATGGGACATGACTTTTTCCAAAGGCGCTGGAAATGCCGTAGATCAGGACGGCGCCGCTTTCGTCAGAAAACATGGAGAACAGCATCTCAAGGAAGTCGCAAAGCTGCACTTTAAAAATACCGAGAAAGTTGCAGATTTGTTATAA
- a CDS encoding deoxycytidylate deaminase, with protein sequence MKREHVLSWDEYFMGLAHLSAMRSKDPSTQVGAVIVDAEHKVVGIGYNGLPIGCSDDEFPWDREGGMLETKYAFVVHAELNAILNSTRDLHGCTLYVSLFPCNECAKAIIQSGIRRIVYEDDKYATADNVIASKRMLNAAGVELVRLGKRVRLNVEVIED encoded by the coding sequence ATGAAGCGTGAACATGTCTTAAGCTGGGATGAATATTTCATGGGTCTGGCACATTTGTCAGCTATGCGTTCCAAGGATCCGTCAACCCAGGTCGGTGCCGTGATCGTGGATGCCGAACACAAAGTGGTTGGTATCGGTTATAACGGTTTGCCGATCGGTTGTTCTGATGACGAATTTCCATGGGATCGGGAAGGCGGAATGCTGGAAACCAAATATGCGTTTGTCGTGCATGCCGAACTGAACGCGATTCTCAACAGTACGCGTGACCTGCATGGCTGCACTCTGTATGTGTCGTTGTTTCCGTGCAATGAATGTGCGAAGGCGATCATTCAGAGCGGGATTCGCAGAATTGTCTATGAGGATGATAAATATGCCACCGCGGACAATGTCATCGCTTCAAAACGGATGCTGAATGCGGCAGGCGTAGAACTGGTACGCTTAGGTAAACGTGTGCGGTTAAATGTAGAAGTAATTGAGGATTAA
- a CDS encoding rhomboid family intramembrane serine protease: MSSFTEKDVQLLQLAYYFVSDCQYQFISTREAQDEIWLGNPKHPEYPIIRLSQTRLSTVFFDKTRILKIHQAIRNLFRRNCDLLDIHLSDEIVEDQEEQIDLVTISPQTVSDPQLTAVFPGIDHAVQPIQDPQQEYDRITQKLSELQRQRAHSTQKKSPLQPPKATMILMGICIAVYLLSLVFTFMFKNLGGSGEVSVAVAVLLGGYYKAFVVGANEYWRWLTSAFVHVDFLHLLMNMMALYNMGMLCEKLFGVRNYLIVLFGSVLFGSAFVFLGSGNVVAMGISGGLYGLLAAFLVYGIQTRILFQPQLRTQFLLILMINLMISLMPGVSLAAHFGGFVGGLLISVVLTRNDSWAQLRKNTMVALCVAVVFIGLKTVEPKARELDAIYPGTDRMIVEMLRDLHLDFYGDHLSKKMVETYVGSSL, from the coding sequence ATGAGCAGCTTTACAGAGAAAGACGTCCAGTTATTGCAGCTGGCTTATTACTTTGTTTCTGACTGTCAGTATCAGTTTATTTCAACACGTGAAGCGCAGGATGAAATCTGGCTGGGCAATCCGAAGCATCCGGAATACCCGATTATTCGGCTTTCACAGACGCGTTTGAGCACCGTATTTTTCGATAAGACCCGGATTCTGAAAATTCATCAGGCCATCCGGAATTTATTCCGCCGCAACTGCGATCTGCTGGATATCCATCTCAGTGATGAAATTGTGGAGGATCAGGAAGAACAGATCGATCTGGTGACCATATCGCCGCAGACAGTATCGGATCCGCAGCTGACAGCTGTGTTTCCGGGAATTGATCATGCAGTGCAGCCGATTCAGGATCCGCAGCAGGAGTATGATCGGATTACTCAGAAGCTGAGTGAACTGCAGCGTCAGCGGGCGCACAGCACACAGAAAAAATCGCCGCTTCAGCCGCCGAAGGCAACGATGATTTTAATGGGCATCTGCATCGCGGTATACTTGTTGAGTCTGGTTTTCACGTTCATGTTTAAAAATTTAGGCGGGTCTGGTGAAGTGAGCGTGGCCGTTGCGGTCTTGTTGGGCGGCTATTACAAAGCGTTTGTGGTCGGAGCGAACGAGTATTGGCGCTGGCTGACCAGTGCATTTGTGCATGTTGATTTTCTGCATTTGTTAATGAATATGATGGCGCTGTACAACATGGGCATGCTTTGTGAGAAGCTGTTTGGTGTCCGCAACTATCTAATCGTGCTGTTCGGTTCTGTCCTGTTTGGCTCGGCGTTTGTCTTTTTGGGCAGCGGCAATGTTGTGGCGATGGGCATCAGCGGCGGCTTGTATGGCTTGCTGGCCGCTTTTCTGGTCTACGGCATTCAGACCCGAATTCTTTTCCAGCCGCAGTTAAGGACGCAGTTCTTATTAATTCTGATGATCAACTTAATGATCAGCCTGATGCCGGGGGTATCGCTGGCGGCGCATTTCGGCGGTTTTGTTGGAGGCTTGCTGATCAGTGTTGTCTTAACCCGCAATGATTCCTGGGCTCAGCTGCGTAAAAATACAATGGTTGCTTTATGCGTTGCCGTTGTGTTTATCGGCCTGAAAACAGTGGAGCCGAAGGCAAGAGAGCTGGATGCGATCTACCCGGGAACGGATCGGATGATTGTGGAAATGCTCAGGGATCTGCATCTGGATTTCTATGGCGATCATTTAAGCAAAAAAATGGTTGAAACCTACGTGGGTTCATCACTTTAG
- a CDS encoding RluA family pseudouridine synthase, whose protein sequence is METRILIVAEQDQGTRLDKYLSQAMDDCSRSRVQQLIDAEAVRIEDLPVKNSYKVKAGDEIEVMLPEDEPLEAQPQEMELDVVYEDHDVIVINKPKGMVVHPGPGNPDHTLVNGLLWHCQDLSGINGVLRPGIVHRIDKDTSGLIVACKNDNAHQSLAQQLAEKTAGRQYYALVHGVMPHEYGTIDAPIGRDEKDRQKMAVTEKNSRPAITHFKVVERFDRYTLLSCRLETGRTHQIRVHMQYIGFPIVGDPKYSLRKTLETQGQMLHAYQLSFVHPSTGERMTFEAPLPPAFEALLAQLRQERSSL, encoded by the coding sequence ATGGAAACACGGATTTTAATTGTCGCAGAACAAGACCAGGGAACGCGATTGGATAAATATTTAAGTCAGGCGATGGACGATTGCTCGCGCAGCCGCGTCCAGCAGCTGATCGACGCGGAAGCGGTGCGGATCGAGGATCTGCCGGTAAAAAACAGCTATAAGGTCAAAGCCGGTGATGAAATCGAAGTGATGCTGCCGGAGGATGAACCGCTGGAAGCGCAGCCGCAGGAAATGGAACTGGATGTTGTGTACGAAGATCACGATGTGATTGTCATCAATAAACCTAAGGGGATGGTTGTTCATCCGGGGCCGGGGAATCCGGATCATACGCTGGTCAACGGGCTGCTTTGGCATTGTCAGGATCTTTCCGGGATCAACGGCGTGCTGCGGCCGGGAATTGTGCATCGAATTGATAAGGATACCAGCGGTTTGATCGTTGCCTGCAAAAACGACAACGCCCATCAGTCCCTGGCGCAGCAGCTGGCGGAAAAGACTGCCGGCCGGCAGTATTACGCTTTGGTCCATGGCGTGATGCCGCATGAATATGGAACGATTGACGCACCGATTGGACGCGATGAGAAGGATCGCCAGAAAATGGCCGTTACAGAAAAGAATTCCCGGCCCGCGATCACGCATTTTAAGGTTGTCGAACGATTTGATCGGTATACCTTGCTCAGCTGCCGGCTGGAAACCGGCCGGACGCATCAGATTCGTGTTCACATGCAGTACATCGGTTTTCCGATTGTCGGCGATCCGAAATATTCGCTGCGCAAGACACTGGAGACGCAGGGACAGATGCTGCATGCCTATCAGCTGTCCTTCGTCCATCCTTCCACGGGTGAACGAATGACCTTTGAAGCACCGCTGCCGCCTGCGTTTGAAGCGCTGTTGGCGCAGCTGCGCCAGGAAAGGAGCAGCCTATGA